Below is a genomic region from Eupeodes corollae chromosome 1, idEupCoro1.1, whole genome shotgun sequence.
aaaatttaaatataaaatccaaatatGCTTTTTAACCATTTTCTCGATGTctttagttttaataattatacTCACAAGCAGAGGGCCCTGAAAATCGAAATATTATAAAGATCTTATGTACAAAGcacatatttaaacaatttttgtatgttacataacaacttaattatttaatgtttattattgtttgaatatgtcgattgtaaacaaaaaataatgctttCATCATTAGATTATTAAAGTACTAATATCTAAGCCCATTTATGTCATGGCTAAGGTCCTAAGTGACCTTAAACTAATAAACATTTGAAATGATCATCacctactaaaaaaaataatttaatctaaTAAAAGTGCCAGAAAGCGGTTGATGTTTGAAATCAAAGCTTAACAATAaagtctttatttatttatacatgtAAAGTATCATCTAAATATATATTATGTGCATATATCTACTTCTCTTAGAAATAACAACAATACGATTCCATTaggaaaaccaacaaaattatatttttttcgtacCAGAACcatcatacaaaattaacttaaattggTTCAACGAGTTCAAATTTATTGTcgtttatttgacatttttctttttggtctGTCTCTCTCTTTTCTATATATTGTAAGTGTCATAGCCGTATCTATAGGAAGGGGATTCCAACTCATCTATACTTGCtttgaattaatgttttttttaaggtaaaattaacattttcttaTTAACTGTGTAAGCAATAACTTTGAGGCTTacttttgtaatgtttttttttcttgttgttaaaTCTGTGCTCATGAGGTATGGGCTTTTAAGTCGACTTAAGTGATTTAACACTTTTTCTAATATATTCTTTCAATAACCTATTATTCTTTTTTACcctctttaataaatattttaagacaaGAAAATTATGACCTTTTGCAAAATATCTTAAGATGGTAGGGTCGTAGGGTCTTGCAAAAGGTAAAAAACTTAAGTAGTCGATGATTCGTATTAtgcatcaatttattttatttatcagataaatgattttggtaaaatatcttaggttgtttttatgttagatattaatcaaaaagtaaaatcgCGTATGTCAACTTCAGACATTTTACAACACAACTTttctttcatttatatttcttatattgaCTTAAGATGTTTCAccatatttaacaaataaaaaaggaatacaaataaaaacacaataacgGTTAAGAACATCTTAGGATACTTAGTAAATGAGTAAAGTTGTTTTGGTAAAAGCACTTAAGTCAAAATTACTGAAAACTCTTTTCTTCGTAtccttcttaatttttttgatacaaagCTTGCAGAAATTCCACAAAGTAGACTTAGGAGCTTTTACCTTTTGAACAcagataataattaaattatccTTGAAACGCTACTTGGCGAAAAACCCTTTAATCTTATTATttagaactttttaaaacattggtgGGAAGTTGTCTATAAATATTCTTCTTTAACATATTCAATCTGTTCAAAATTCTTTGATTCCAAGAAAACATCTTACTATTTTGAACTCagaacagtttaaaaaatagggCTCGACGACTAATTTAAGTATTAAAGACATATAGGTTAATTACAAATGAGGTGTTTAGTGCGACAACTTAATAAGTttgaacttattaaaaaaatatacaagcaACTTGACGGGACATTTAATTCAGttgattaaaacttttaagcttTGCTGGATTGTTAGATTTAAAAGATTCATTAATCTATCCAATTTTTAGGAACTTTCCCTTTGAGAAATATTTCCCTAACTACTGTCTTTGCTAGAGCACTAGGAATGATTATGGATTCATTCATTCATCTACATTCATCATACCTTAAATGCACATCCCACAGAGAGATGGAATGGATGATGCCTCCATCGTCATCACCATCTGTTGATTCCATTAAACAAAAATCGCGCACTGATTTCTTTTTCAGTATGAAATACGTGCGCGATCAAAACAGATTTGACCAAACGATTCCATCGTCCATAAAGTTTCCATTTCAACTTTTGACTGctagtttttagtttaaataaatatttattattaatcctAAATGAATGGGAATTAGCTTTTAACTTCAAAGTTATGAAGGTCCCTAAAGGAAAGCAATTGAATATCAATAAAATCAGTGATAGCGACCAATGCATATGCAAATTAGGTGTAAACCAAAAAACTGGACGAGTTCAGTGGTGTCCTGGTTTTACGTGCTGTAAATTTTTAATACTACTTCCAGTGATCATGCTTCCAATAACTCTGGTTCTGGTATGGCTTGTGCGGGTTGATGGCATGATGTATGCCTTGAATATTCAGAGGACAATTGACGACGACAGCGAGGACAACTTTATTTTGCAGTCGGATTTAGATGAAGTTGAAAGAGTGTCGCGGTGTATGTCGCTTCAATTTGGTCTCAGCGAGGCTCAGGATATTGAAGAACTAGATCTAATGAGGGATGCCCGAACTTCTTTTATTCCACGAGACAGAGCTGCTATACCATGGGAGTGCTTGGATGTAAATTTTGAGACAGCTTCTGCCAGCCGTTCGAAACGCGCTTCAAACTATAGCTTCCATAGTCTTCGCCAGAACCCTGCAACGCCAATAAGTAGTGGTGAGTCAATGGCCTTGCATTTCATATGGAAGGCCCAAGATTCAAAGGAGAGCATTCGGCAGGCCCAAGCTGAAACTATGATGAAGTACATGGACAAAACTGTAGATCCGTGCAAGGATTTCTACAAATACGCGTGTGGAAATTGGGAGAAAATTAATCCCATTCCAAAGGATAAAGCTGGTTTTGATACATTTGAAATGTTGAGGGAAAACCTGGATGTTGTGCTGGAGCAGCTGTtggaagaaaaaatatcaaagccCGAAGTTGTCCAAATAAGCAATAATTACTACCAAGATCCTGAGGCAAAATCTGACATTGTGGCCCGACGTTTAGACCCTAGGGAGACTTTAAGCCAGGTCTTAAAATCATCACACATTCGAAAACATATAATCAAACGCCGAAGAATTTTGGATACTCTTCTGGAAAGATACAAGCGAGATTTATTAAGTCTTCCCGATAGTCAAACAAACAGGTTGACCCAACAAACAAAAGAAGTCGATGCTGAGACAAAAGCCAAGCTACTGTACCAGTCTTGTATTAATAGCGTGCTGTTGGAAAGGCGTGGCATCAGACCGTTGCTTAATCTAATCCGATCTCTTGGAGGTTGGCCAGTATTAGATAAAAATTGGTCTGCAGATGGATTTGATTGGTTGAATTTGACAGCTCAACTTAGGCTTTTTAACAATGATATTCTAATTGTCGAATGGGTGGGACCAGATCTTAAGAATTCCAACGTGAATATCATTCATTTCGATCAAACCAGTcttggtcttccaacgcgtGAATACTTTCTCGAGGATGCTCAAGGCAAGTATTTGAAGGCTTATAAGGATTTTATGAAAACAGTCATGTATCTTCTTGGAGCTAGTCAAGCTGAGGCGATTAAAACTTCTGAAGAGCTTATCGCTTTTGAATCCCATCTGGCTGCGATAACATCGCCGGCTGAAGAAAGAGTTAATGTAACTAAGCTGTATAAGAAGATGACCGTGCTTGAATTGAGTCAAGTGGTCCCAAAGATAGACTGGAAAACATACTTGAGCATTGTTCAGGAGCGACCGGTGGATGAATCAGAAAATGTCGTAATATTCGCCTTGAACTACATGAACGACCTAGTGAATCTTATTGCTAAAACTCAACCCCGGATAGTGGCTAATTACCTCATGTGGCGTTTTGTCCGACATCGCATCAACAACGTTGATGACCGTTTTGAGGACTCCAAGCAGAAGTTCTTTCATGCCCTGTTTGGTCGCGAAGAAAGTCCCTCTCGGTGGAAGGTGTGCATCGCTCAGGTAAATTCAAACATGGGAATGGCGCTGGGCGCCATGTTtgttcgaaaatattttgacgAAAACAGCAAAGAGGACACTCTCAAAATGACACATGAACTGCAGCAGGCCTTCCGGGATATTCTCCAAACGACCGATTGGATAGACAACACCACCAAGCATTTGGCCGAGGAAAAAGTCAATGTGATGTCCTTAAAAATCGGTTATCCTGATGACATTTTGGTGCCTAGTGAATTAACAGAGAAATACCGGGGTATCGATATTCATCCGgataaatatttcgaaaatacTTTGAATGTTCTACGTCATACAGCGCGCACAGAGCAGCAAAAAATGCTAGAGCCTGTCAACAAAACCATGTGGCAGACCCCGCCAGCTATTGTCAATGCCTACTATAGTCGCAATAAAAATCAGATTATGTTTCCGGCGGGAATACTGCAGCCACCGTTTTACCATCGCCACTTCCCGCGGGCTCTTAATTTCGGAGGGATCGGTGTTGTCATAGGTCATGAGCTCACCCATGGCTTTGACGATAAGGGTAGGCTGTTTGACAGCAATGGCAGCATCCACAAGTGGTGGACGGATTCGGCAGTGCAGGGCTTCGATGAGCGAGCACGCTGTCTTATTGCCCAATATGGAAACTACACAGTGAGTGAGGTTGGCATCACGCTCAATGGTGAAAGTACGCAAGGCGAGAATATTGCTGACAATGGTGGAATACGACAAGCGTTCCATGCCTACCAGAGCTGGCTGAAAAAGAGCAGCATGGCCGAACGAAAAGAGGAAATGTTGCCTGGTGTGAATATGACTGGGGCACAAttgttctttttgaattttgcacAAGTTTGGTGCGGAGCTATGCGACCAGAGGCAACAAGAAACAAACTCAACACTGCTATTCATAGTCCGGGACGGTTTCGTGTCATCGGAACGCTATCGAACTCAGAGGACTTTGCCAGAGAGTTCCAATGCGAAAGAGGCTCGCCCATGAATCCAGCCCAGAAGTGTGGAGTATGGTGATTGGTGAGGAGGGACCAGTAAgacgatttgtaaaattttatgcGGAGAATTGTGTGCATCCTAGGAGTAGTTGTTGTTATCAATGCCATCGTTAGTCGTCGAAGTCTTTGCCTCGTTAAATTAGATTTAATTGAATCAATGCGTGGTGACGTAGGTCGGTAAGTGCTCACTTTcattatttttgcaataattaaTATTGTTCTTGGTAGTTAAGTTGCTTGTTCATGATATATCTAgtgcaatttgttttgaattttgtttttgtttgtatttataattgttaattGAATGTTGCAATGGGAGATGTTGTAGATAATGAGATGTAGATTGTGGATGTGCAGACAATAATTTGAACctattgtaaaatttatttctccTAAGTGAATGTTGATGGAGATAATAGTTTATATATACGTAGATggatttctataaattttgtaGATTGCCTCAGATATTGTCTATAGAGGGATTTCTTTAGATTTGATAACTCGGTGGTTTTCATTGGTTCCTTGTTAAGAAGTTATTAATTTGTACactatagttttattttaacattcatTTGCTCAATGTATTTCTTGTACAAtacttaaatataatataatacacATAAATATTATTCACCTTTGATAAATCTGACCTTTTTATATGTAGGTACTCATTTCTTGTGCGTGTCTTTACAAAAAGCCAAAACAGCTGGGTTCTACATTTCACTTTCACccgaaatgaaattgatatcgATATAAATTGAAGTTCTGAAGTTAATTTCTTACGatatcgatttaattttttttcgaagtcaAAACGATATTTCCAATTTTCAAGTGACTTGAATTCGATCAgaggaaattgtttaaaaacagtaGTCGCTGCTTTTACTTAGTAGTTGAGGGAACGGACaaagcatttaaaatgattttttagcaCGCCAAATGTCTTTTCCATAACACGTTCTTTTAAAAACTGACACATTCAAAAAGTTAGCTTCGACGACAGAGGTTTTgccaaactaatttttatcGTAAAGAACTGCAAACCTACAG
It encodes:
- the LOC129938584 gene encoding neprilysin-4, yielding MLPITLVLVWLVRVDGMMYALNIQRTIDDDSEDNFILQSDLDEVERVSRCMSLQFGLSEAQDIEELDLMRDARTSFIPRDRAAIPWECLDVNFETASASRSKRASNYSFHSLRQNPATPISSGESMALHFIWKAQDSKESIRQAQAETMMKYMDKTVDPCKDFYKYACGNWEKINPIPKDKAGFDTFEMLRENLDVVLEQLLEEKISKPEVVQISNNYYQDPEAKSDIVARRLDPRETLSQVLKSSHIRKHIIKRRRILDTLLERYKRDLLSLPDSQTNRLTQQTKEVDAETKAKLLYQSCINSVLLERRGIRPLLNLIRSLGGWPVLDKNWSADGFDWLNLTAQLRLFNNDILIVEWVGPDLKNSNVNIIHFDQTSLGLPTREYFLEDAQGKYLKAYKDFMKTVMYLLGASQAEAIKTSEELIAFESHLAAITSPAEERVNVTKLYKKMTVLELSQVVPKIDWKTYLSIVQERPVDESENVVIFALNYMNDLVNLIAKTQPRIVANYLMWRFVRHRINNVDDRFEDSKQKFFHALFGREESPSRWKVCIAQVNSNMGMALGAMFVRKYFDENSKEDTLKMTHELQQAFRDILQTTDWIDNTTKHLAEEKVNVMSLKIGYPDDILVPSELTEKYRGIDIHPDKYFENTLNVLRHTARTEQQKMLEPVNKTMWQTPPAIVNAYYSRNKNQIMFPAGILQPPFYHRHFPRALNFGGIGVVIGHELTHGFDDKGRLFDSNGSIHKWWTDSAVQGFDERARCLIAQYGNYTVSEVGITLNGESTQGENIADNGGIRQAFHAYQSWLKKSSMAERKEEMLPGVNMTGAQLFFLNFAQVWCGAMRPEATRNKLNTAIHSPGRFRVIGTLSNSEDFAREFQCERGSPMNPAQKCGVW